One Solanum lycopersicum chromosome 2, SLM_r2.1 genomic region harbors:
- the LOC104645860 gene encoding probable LRR receptor-like serine/threonine-protein kinase At3g47570 — protein MDIYGSIPPHLGNLSFLASLDMSRNNLQGDLSQDLSRLRRLKVMNLGFNNFSGEIPTWFGFYSELQMLILDNNSFTYIPSASISNLSMLEILSVRYNHLQGEFPKDIGNLQNLKELILFKNQLTGSIPFSVFNISSLENLDLTHNQLSGSLPVDICRRLQRIKSISIISNHLSGHIPPGLSNCTELYELSLSYNIFTGTIPPEILNLERLESLNLGGNNLQGKIPAEIGTLRNLQQLQLENNHIVGSIPRSISNLSSLLLLNFNTNSLSGVMPREIGNLHKLEILYLQFNQLSGTIPEELFNISTLRRMSLGYNNLSGSLPSSSSYWRTNLELLVLSVNNIGGSIPSSISNSSNLKRLILEDNKLSGPIPYSLGDLRQLEELILYNNTLSSPHLSIFSSLTNCRSLRQVMLANNPLNGVLPDSIGNLSTSMEIFDLSLSEIRGWIPLGIGNLSDLSTLSLFGNDLTGSVPTTFCDLHMLQGLRLDNNRLSGPLPECFCKMSSLGLVDLSYNRIWGSIPHCIGKVTSLRNIYLNSNRFTNIPISLWSLKDLLVLDLSNNSLIGSLPPDFGNLNAITYVDLSRNHLSGSIPTTIGNLQRLLYLSLAYNELQGSIPESLGKMISLESVNLSNNILSGTIPKSIESLRYVKYFIVSFNRLEGEIPGKGPFLNFTSQSFMGNEGLCGGLLFQPCRTRSFRHSRISKLLLNILVSLGAAVVVLGSIVVFMLRRHRNRNVPTQAESFPATTPARISYIEIERATQGFDQCNLLGSGSFGSVYKAMFENGMTLAIKVFNLQIEGAFKSFDTECEVLRNLRHRNLVKVISSCTNMDFKALLLEYMPNGSLEKWLHSDDHFLDIVQRLDIMIDVASALEYLHHGYATVIVHSDLKPSNVLLDERLVGHVSDFGLAKLFGEGESIAHTKTLATLGYIAPEYGSAGRVSTSCDVYSYGIMLMESFTRKRPYDEMFQENLSMRRWVYNSIHVAPEDIIDVTLMKQDQETDFTKKLHCLSSILELALNCTADFPSERLNMKSVLTNINKIKREFLH, from the exons ATGGACATTTATGGGTCCATTCCGCCACATTTGGGAAATCTCTCGTTTCTCGCTTCTCTAGATATGAGTAGAAATAATTTACAAGGTGATCTCTCTCAAGATTTGTCTCGTTTACGTAGACTGAAGGTGATGAATCtcggattcaataacttcagtGGCGAGATTCCAACGTGGTTTGGTTTCTATTCTGAGCTTCAGATGTTAATTCTAGATAATAACAGTTTCACTTATATACCTTCTGCTTCTATTTCTAACCTGTCTATGTTAGAAATTCTTAGTGTTAGATACAATCATCTCCAAGGCGAATTTCCCAAAGATATTGGCAACCTTCAGAATCTGAAGGAGTTGATTTTATTCAAAAACCAACTTACTGGCTCTATTCCATTCTCCGTTTTCAATATTTCATCGTTAGAAAATTTAGATCTCACACATAATCAATTATCAGGAAGTCTTCCTGTAGATATATGTCGCCGTCTTCAAAGAATAAAGAGCATATCAATCATTTCCAACCACTTGAGTGGTCACATTCCCCCTGGTTTATCTAACTGCACCGAACTGTATGAATTGTCATTGTCGTACAATATCTTCACTGGGACTATTCCACCAGAAATTCTAAACTTGGAGAGGCTTGAGAGCTTAAACCTCGGGGGAAACAACTTGCAAG GCAAAATTCCAGCTGAGATTGGTACTTTAAGAAACTTGCAGCAATTACAATTGGAGAACAATCATATCGTGGGCTCAATACCACGCAGCATATCCAACTTATCATCACTATTGTTGCTTAATTTCAACACAAACAGTTTATCAG GTGTTATGCCAAGAGAGATTGGGAATCTTCACAAATTGGAGATACTTTATTTGCAATTTAATCAGTTAAGTGGTACCATACCGGAAGAGCTCTTCAATATCTCGACATTGAGAAGGATGTCACTGGGATACAATAACCTTTCAGGTAGTCTTCCATCTTCTTCAAGCTACTGGCGGACAAATCTGGAGCTTTTGGTTCTTTCTGTAAACAACATTGGTGGATCTATACCCAGCTCAATCTCCAATTCTTCAAATCTAAAGAGATTAATTCTTGAGGATAATAAGTTGAGTGGACCAATTCCTTACTCGTTGGGGGATTTGAGACAGCTTGAAGAACTCATATTGTACAATAATACCTTATCGTCTCCGCACCTAAGTATCTTTTCTTCCTTGACCAACTGCAGATCTTTACGACAAGTAATGTTAGCAAATAATCCTCTGAATGGAGTTCTTCCAGATTCCATTGGAAATCTATCCACTTCTATGGAAATATTTGATTTATCTCTTTCTGAAATTAGGGGTTGGATACCATTAGGAATTGGGAATTTAAGTGACTTAAGCACTTTGTCCCTATTCGGAAATGACTTGACTGGATCAGTACCAACAACATTCTGTGATTTACACATGCTTCAAGGATTACGTCTTGACAATAATAGGTTAAGTGGACCCTTGCCTGAGTGCTTTTGCAAAATGTCATCGCTGGGCTTGGTTGATTTGTCATACAATCGAATTTGGGGTTCCATACCACATTGCATTGGCAAAGTTACCTCTTTGAGAAATATTTATCTAAATTCGAATAGGTTTACTAACATACCCATCAGTCTATGGAGCCTCAAAGATCTTTTGGTGCTTGACTTGTCGAATAATTCTTTGATTGGTTCTTTACCTCCTGATTTTGGAAATTTGAATGCCATAACATATGTAGATCTGTCTAGGAATCATCTTTCAGGAAGTATTCCCACCACAATTGGAAACTTGCAGAGACTACTTTATCTTTCTTTGGCTTATAACGAGTTACAAGGATCTATTCCAGAGTCACTCGGGAAAATGATTAGTTTGGAATCGGTTAATCTATCCAATAACATTCTTTCAGGTACCATTCCAAAATCAATAGAGTCACTTCGATATGTGAAGTATTTCATTGTATCATTCAACAGATTAGAAGGTGAAATCCCAGGTAAAGGACCTTTTCTCAATTTCACCTCTCAATCTTTTATGGGAAATGAAGGGTTATGCGGCGGTTTACTTTTCCAACCTTGTAGGACTAGGTCTTTTCGTCATTCAAGGATAAGCAAACTGCTACTGAATATACTTGTCTCACTGGGAGCTGCAGTAGTGGTACTTGGCTCAATTGTTGTGTTTATGTTAAGGAGACATCGGAATAGAAATGTTCCAACTCAAGCCGAATCCTTTCCTGCAACAACACCAGCCAGGATTTCATACATTGAAATTGAAAGGGCAACTCAAGGGTTCGACCAATGCAACTTGCTAGGCTCTGGAAGTTTTGGCTCTGTCTACAAGGCCATGTTTGAAAATGGGATGACTTTGGCAATCAAagtgttcaatttacagattgAAGGTGCATTCAAGAGTTTTGATACTGAATGTGAAGTTCTACGCAACCTTCGCCATAGAAATCTTGTCAAAGTTATCAGCAGTTGTACTAACATGGATTTTAAAGCATTACTTCTAGAGTACATGCCCAATGGGAGCCTGGAGAAATGGTTACATTCTGATGATCACTTTTTGGACATAGTCCAACGATTAGACATAATGATTGATGTTGCATCAGCTTTGGAGTATCTCCATCATGGTTATGCAACAGTCATTGTACATAGTGACTTGAAGCCTAGTAATGTCTTGCTAGACGAAAGGTTGGTTGGACACGTGAGTGACTTTGGGCTGGCCAAGTTATTCGGAGAAGGGGAATCTATTGCTCATACTAAAACACTTGCAACATTGGGCTACATTGCACCAG AGTATGGATCAGCAGGACGAGTTTCTACAAGTTGTGATGTTTACAGCTATGGCATTATGCTCATGGAGAGTTTCACAAGAAAAAGACCATACGATGAAATGTTTCAAGAAAATTTGAGCATGAGGCGTTGGGTATATAATTCAATACATGTTGCACCGGAGGACATTATTGATGTCACCTTAATGAAACAAGATCAAGAAACTGATTTCACAAAAAAGCTGCATTGTCTATCCTCTATTCTGGAGTTGGCGTTGAATTGCACAGCTGATTTTCCTAGTGAGAGGTTGAACATGAAATCTGTCCTGACAAATATCAACAAGATCAAACGTGAGTTTCTTCACTAA
- the LOC109118703 gene encoding probable LRR receptor-like serine/threonine-protein kinase At3g47570, with protein sequence MEKAYSNFFISSLLLLLHLYLLETVRSDAVHTDESALLALKASFTLNSSHPLTQNWSSQSSICDWIGVTCGSRHHRVTALNISNMNILGNIAPQLGNLSFLVSLDVSQNNLHGDLPQDLSRLRRLKVMDFAFNNFSGEIPMWFGSNSSSISKLETLSVRNNRLQGNIPKEIGNLKNLKELILFGNQFTGTIPLSIFNMSSLEILGLSNNQLTGSLPVDICHRLHRIKSIGIISNHLSGHIPPGLSNCTELYELSLSYNSFNGTIPPEIVNLERLQFLNLGGNKLRGTIPANIGNLRKLQQLQLENNYMVGSIPHTISNLSSLWMLNLNTNSLSGIIPR encoded by the exons ATGGAGAAAGCCTACTctaatttctttatttcatcACTACTACTACTCTTACACCTCTACTTGTTAGAGACAGTACGCAGCGATGCAGTTCATACAGATGAATCAGCTCTACTTGCCTTAAAAGCCAGTTTTACCCTAAACTCTTCTCATCCCTTAACTCAGAATTGGTCTTCTCAGTCCTCCATTTGTGATTGGATTGGAGTCACTTGCGGCTCTCGTCACCATAGGGTGACTGCACTAAATATATCCAACATGAACATTCTTGGAAACATTGCCCCGCAATTGGGGAACCTCTCTTTCCTAGTTTCTCTTGATGTGAGCCAAAACAATTTACATGGAGACCTCCCACAAGATTTGTCTCGTTTACGTAGATTGAAGGTGATGGATTTTGCCTTCAATAATTTCAGCGGAGAGATTCCAATGTGGTTCGGTTCCAATTCTTCTTCTATTTCCAAGTTAGAAACTCTGAGTGTTAGAAACAACAGGCTTCAAGGCAATATCCCCAAGGAGATTGGGAATCTTAAGAATCTAAAGGAGTTGATATTATTTGGAAACCAATTTACAGGCACTATCCCGCTCTCCATTTTCAATATGTCGTCGTTGGAAATTTTAGGTCTATCAAATAACCAATTAACTGGGAGTCTTCCTGTAGATATATGCCACCGTCTTCATAGAATAAAGAGCATTGGAATTATTTCCAATCATTTGAGTGGTCACATTCCACCTGGTTTGTCTAACTGCACAGAATTGTATGAATTGTCGCTGTCATACAATAGCTTCAATGGGACTATTCCACCAGAAATTGTCAACTTGGAGAGGCTTCAGTTCTTAAACCTTGGGGGAAATAAATTGCGAG GCACAATTCCAGCAAATATTGGTAATTTACGAAAGTTGCAGCAACTACAATTGGAGAACAATTACATGGTGGGTTCGATACCGCACACCATATCCAACTTGTCATCACTATGGATGCTTAATTTGAACACAAATAGTTTATCAG GTATTATACCCAGATAG
- the LOC101258027 gene encoding uncharacterized protein ycf20 translates to MTHSLTLASTALIRYGIGPKIGALPRANMPSRSSSRLFRIQAVQDNGGGPRRLIDIIRNVPEVSRNYFKTPSRRALFGGISLLGGFYVAQTISLSFGALGVNDVIAAVVCVLITEYVTRFYYTRPKVTFPIALLNNFKMGFTYGLFIDAFKLAS, encoded by the coding sequence ATGACTCATTCTCTAACTTTAGCTTCTACAGCTCTAATTCGATACGGCATTGGTCCAAAAATTGGGGCTTTACCTAGGGCAAATATGCCATCGAGATCATCTTCAAGGTTATTCAGAATTCAAGCTGTGCAAGATAATGGGGGAGGGCCTCGGAGGCTAATAGATATTATTCGCAATGTTCCTGAGGTTTCgagaaattatttcaaaactCCTTCACGGAGGGCACTCTTTGGAGGTATATCATTACTGGGTGGATTTTATGTGGCCCAGACAATTTCTCTATCTTTTGGAGCTTTAGGAGTGAATGATGTGATTGCTGCTGTAGTGTGTGTCTTAATTACTGAATATGTGACGCGATTCTACTACACTCGACCTAAGGTGACTTTTCCGATTGCTCTTTTGAACAACTTCAAGATGGGTTTTACCTATGGTCTGTTCATTGATGCCTTCAAACTTGCCAGCTGA
- the LOC104645857 gene encoding probable LRR receptor-like serine/threonine-protein kinase At3g47570 encodes MTLMEKSLFYSQLAFLLLQCIVTSLAIKTETNITTDQSALLSLKSHIISDPFQLLSKSWSQDTSVCNWIGVTCGSRHNRVTSLNISNMGITGTIPQLFGNLTFLVSLDLDSNNFFGNLPQEMVRLRRLKLMKLSYNNFSGEVPSWFGFLAQLEVLTLKNNSFTGLIPSSLSNISNLEALDLAFNTLEGNIPKDIGNLKNLRGLNLGHNNLTGTVPPSFSNATKLEKLILSYNFLHGNIPNEMGDLQNLNWLIIENNQLTGSIPFSIFNISTLESIGFSQNGLSGDLPDDLCDHLPILKGLYLSFNKLQGHMPQSLSRCYELQLLSLSNNDFDGPIPSEIGMLSNLQTLYLGFNRFTGEIPQEIGDLVNLVMIGMERNQLTGSIPKSIFNISSLQLLSLQNNNFTGSLSREIGNLTMLQGLYLGQNMLTGEIPKEVSNLIELVDIDLGSNRFSGSFPMGIFNISGLRLIDLTDNTLSGTLPSSIGSMLPNIELLYLGGLTNLAGSMPHSLSNCSRLTALDLSLNKLSGSIPNSLGDLTLLQTLNLMENNLSSDQSSQELNFLTSLTNCRNLKQLSLSFNPLNGMLPPSVGNLSTSLEKILASDCQIKGDIPNDIGNLSSLIYLFLYGNRLTGPIPGTLGSLGRLQEFSLANNRLKGSIGDSLCKMQNLGNIYLGENQFSGLVPNCLGNVTSLRGIKLNSNRLSSNIPLSLGNLKDLLELDLSSNNMSGSLPAEIGNLRVAIRIDLSHNQFSNGIPREIGDMQNLIYLSLAQNKLQGSIPDSIGSIPSLEFLDLSNNNLSGSIPMSLEKLRYLNYFNVSFNSLQGEIPFSGPFKNLSSLSFMFNEALCGAPRFHVPSCPTSSNHRSKRKKLLLIVFPLLGAAVTIVFVTLAFVWMRYRKEGNVPVQADLLATRERISYYEIIQATNDFSESNFIGSGSFGSVYKGILINGTIIAVKVFNLQVEGAFKSFETECEVLRNLRHRNLTKVISSCSNLDFKALVLEYMPNGSLEKWLYSHNYFLDILQRLSIMIDVACALEYLHHGCSAPVIHCDLKPSNVLLDENMVAHLSDFGISKLLSEDESDLHTKTLATFGYIAPEYGREGLLSLKCDVYSYGIMLMETFTRRRPNDEIFDEDLSLKKWVSDSLPEATIKVVDANFLTPEDEKFMEKIDCVASIMKVALDCSAESPEERIYMKDVVGTLQKIKIQLLSCSASA; translated from the exons ATGACACTCATGGAGAAATCCTTGTTCTATTCTCAATTAGCATTTTTGTTACTTCAATGTATAGTAACTAGCTTAGCTATCAAGACAGAAACCAATATTACAACTGATCAGTCCGCGCTTCTTTCCTTGAAATCTCATATCATTTCTGACCCTTTTCAGCTCTTGTCCAAAAGCTGGTCTCAGGACACTTCTGTTTGCAATTGGATTGGAGTCACTTGTGGCTCTAGGCACAACAGAGTGACTTCCTTGAATATCTCCAACATGGGTATAACAGGAACCATCCCACAACTTTTTGGGAACCTCACATTTCTTGTTTCTCTTGACTTGGATAGCAACAATTTCTTTGGCAATCTGCCTCAAGAAATGGTTCGTTTGCGTAGATTGAAGCTCATGAAATTGAGTTATAACAATTTTAGTGGTGAAGTTCCTTCTTGGTTCGGTTTCTTAGCTCAACTTGAAGTTCTTACTCTTAAGAATAATAGTTTTACTGGTTTAATTCCGTCTTCACTTTCTAACATTTCCAATCTTGAAGCTTTGGATTTAGCCTTCAATACTTTGGAGGGTAACATCCCAAAAGACATTGGAAATCTAAAGAATTTGAGGGGTTTAAACCTGGGACATAACAATCTTACTGGTACTGTTCCTCCATCCTTCTCAAATGCTACAAAGCTGGAAAAGTTGATTCTTTCTTATAATTTCCTTCATGGAAACATCCCAAATGAGATGGGTGATCTTCAGAACCTGAACTGGTTGATTATAGAAAATAATCAGCTTACAGGTTCTATACCGTTCTCAATTTTCAATATTTCCACACTTGAGTCTATTGGATTTTCCCAAAATGGTTTATCTGGTGACCTCCCTGATGATTTATGTGATCATCTTCCGATACTCAAAGGGCTTTATCTTTCTTTTAATAAGCTACAAGGCCATATGCCACAAAGCTTGTCAAGATGTTACGAACTTCAGCTATTATCTCTAtcaaataatgattttgatGGACCGATACCTAGTGAAATTGGGATGTTAAGTAACTTGCAGACCTTATATCTTGGTTTTAACCGTTTCACAG GGGAAATACCACAGGAAATTGGGGATCTTGTTAATTTGGTAATGATAGGCATGGAGAGAAACCAGCTTACAGGCTCTATACCCAAGTCCATATTCAATATTTCTTCACTACAACTTCTGTCACTGCAAAACAACAATTTTACTGGATCCTTATCGAGGGAGATTGGAAATCTTACTATGCTTCAAGGTCTATATCTTGGTCAAAACATGCTTACAG GTGAAATACCAAAAGAGGTAAGCAACCTCATTGAGTTGGTGGACATTGATTTGGGGAGTAACAGATTCAGTGGTTCATTTCCGATGGGGATATTCAACATCTCAGGACTGAGATTGATTGATCTTACAGATAATACTCTATCGGGAACCCTCCCATCGAGTATAGGTTCTATGCTTCCCAACATAGAACTTCTTTATCTAGGTGGCCTAACGAACCTTGCTGGGAGTATGCCTCATTCTCTCTCAAATTGTTCAAGACTTACTGCTCTAGACCTTTCACTGAACAAACTTTCCGGCTCGATTCCCAACTCTCTTGGAGATTTGACACTCCTACAGACCCTAAACTTGATGGAAAACAATTTAAGCAGTGACCAGTCTTCTCAAGAACTTAACTTCTTAACTTCATTGACAAACTGCAGAAATCTAAAACAACTGAGTCTTTCCTTTAACCCTCTAAATGGTATGCTTCCACCCTCAGTTGGGAAcctttcaacttctcttgaaaagattttggcTTCTGATTGCCAAATTAAAGGTGATATTCCGAATGATATTGGGAATTTAAGCAGCTTAATCTACTTGTTTCTATATGGGAACAGATTGACTGGACCGATTCCCGGGACACTTGGCAGCTTAGGCAGGCTTCAGGAATTTTCTTTGGCTAACAACAGACTAAAAGGATCTATTGGAGATAGCCTTTGTAAAATGCAAAACTTGGGTAACATATACTTGGGTGAAAATCAATTCTCAGGACTTGTTCCTAATTGTTTAGGGAATGTTACTTCCCTTAGGGGGATAAAACTCAATTCCAACAGATTGAGTTCAAATATACCATTAAGCTTAGGTAACCTCAAAGATCTTCTGGAGCTCGACTTATCGTCTAACAACATGAGTGGTTCTTTACCTGCAGAAATTGGAAATCTAAGGGTTGCAATTCGTATAGATCTTTCGCATAATCAATTTTCAAATGGTATTCCAAGAGAAATTGGAGACATGCAAAATCTGATATACCTTTCTTTGGCACAAAACAAGTTGCAAGGATCTATACCTGACTCAATAGGTAGCATACCGAGTTTGGAATTTCTAGACCTCTCGAATAACAATCTATCTGGATCAATTCCGATGTCCTTAGAGAAGCTTCGGTATCTCAACTATTTCAATGTTTCCTTTAACAGCTTGCAGGGTGAAATTCCTTTTAGTGGTCCTTTCAAGAACCTTTCCAGCCTGTCATTCATGTTCAATGAAGCATTGTGTGGTGCTCCAAGATTTCATGTCCCTTCGTGCCCCACTTCTTCAAACCATAGATCAAAGAGGAAGAAGTTACTTCTGATAGTCTTTCCTCTACTCGGAGCTGCTGTGACAATTGTTTTTGTAACATTGGCATTTGTGTGGATGAGGTACAGAAAAGAAGGAAATGTTCCAGTCCAAGCTGATTTGTTAGCTACAAGGGAAAGAATTTCATACTATGAAATCATACAAGCCACAAATGATTTTAGTGAGAGTAATTTCATTGGTTCAGGGAGTTTTGGTTCTGTTTACAAAGGAATTCTCATAAATGGGACTATCATTGCAGTTAAAGTGTTCAACCTACAAGTTGAAGGTGCATTCAAGAGTTTTGAAACAGAATGTGAAGTTCTTCGCAACCTTCGCCATAGGAATCTCACCAAAGTCATTAGCAGTTGCTCCAACCTTGATTTCAAGGCTTTAGTGCTCGAGTACATGCCTAATGGGAGCCTTGAAAAGTGGTTGTATTCACACAACTACTTCTTAGACATCCTTCAAAGACTAAGCATAATGATTGATGTGGCATGTGCATTGGAATATCTCCACCATGGTTGCTCAGCACCTGTGATTCATTGTGATCTGAAGCCTAGCAATGTCTTGCTAGATGAAAACATGGTAGCTCATTTAAGTGACTTTGGCATTTCTAAACTACTCAGTGAAGATGAGAGTGATTTACACACTAAAACCTTAGCAACATTCGGCTACATTGCACCAG AGTATGGAAGGGAAGGATTGCTGTCGCTAAAATGTGATGTTTATAGTTACGGGATCATGCTGATGGAAACATTCACGAGGAGAAGGCCGAACGATGAAATATTTGATGAAGATCTTAGTTTAAAGAAATGGGTGAGTGATTCACTCCCAGAGGCAACAATCAAAGTTGTAGATGCGAATTTTCTAACACCAGAAGATGAGAAATTCATGGAAAAGATAGATTGTGTAGCATCCATCATGAAAGTGGCACTGGATTGCTCTGCTGAATCTCCTGAAGAAAGGATCTACATGAAAGATGTTGTAGGAACACTACAAAAGATCAAGATTCAACTTCTTTCATGTTCCGCAAGTGCATAA
- the LOC138337038 gene encoding probable LRR receptor-like serine/threonine-protein kinase At3g47570, translated as IVNLHKLEILYLQINKLSGSIPEGLFNISTLIEVSVFFNKLSGSLPYASGYWQTNLELLNLGQNNIGGVIPTSISNSSYLQIVDLSINKFSGQIPNSLGDLRNLEYLDLFVNNLSSPHLSILTSLVNCRYLKEVILGDNPLNGVLPDTIGNLSSSIEIFDIYRTEIRGQIPLGIGNLSNLNTLFLSGNDLTGSMPTTLCDLHILQRLGLAVNRLSGSLPECLCKMSVLGLLSLYHNRISGPIPSCIGNATSLRNVYLSSNRLTNIPTSLWSLKDLLVLNLSNNTLIGSIPPELGNLKAITSINLSRNQLSGSIPSTIGDLQTLIYLSLAYNELQGSIPESLGKMISLESANLSNNILSGTIPKALELLRYLKNFNVSFNRLEGEIPSKGPFLNFTSQSFMGNGGLCGGLLFQPCVTRTFHHSRRSKLLLIILVSLGAAVMVLGSIGVFMLRRRRNRNIPNQAESFAATTLARISYIEIERATQGFDQCNLLGSGGFGSVYRAVFENGMTLAVKVFNLQVEGALKSFDAECEVLRNLRHRNLTKVISSCTNLDFKALLLEYMPNGSLELWLHSDDHFLNMIQRLDIMIDVAFALGYLHHGYETVVVHSDLKPSNVLLDEKLVGHLSDFGLAKLLGEGESIAHTKTLATMGYIAPEYGSVGLVSRRCDVYSYGIMLMETFTRKRPYDEMFQENLNMRSWVCNSLPVAPADIIDDTLLQPEEIDFDKKLSCLTSILELALNCTAESPNERLNMKDVLANIKKIKDEFLCR; from the exons ATTGTAAATCTACACAAATTGGAGATACTTTATTTGCAAATTAATAAGTTAAGTGGTTCCATACCGGAAGGGCTCTTCAATATCTCTACACTAATAGAGGTTTCAGTTTTCTTCAATAAACTTTCCGGTAGTCTTCCATATGCTTCAGGGTACTGGCAAACAAATCTAGAGCTTTTGAATCTTGGTCAAAATAACATTGGTGGAGTTATACCCACTTCAATCTCAAATTCATCATATCTACAGATCGTAGATCTTAGTATAAACAAATTCAGTGGCCAAATTCCTAATTCGTTGGGGGATTTGAGGAATCTTGAATatttggacttgttcgttaatAACTTATCGTCTCCGCACCTAAGTATCTTGACTTCATTGGTGAACTGCAGATATTTGAAAGAAGTAATATTAGGAGATAATCCTCTGAATGGTGTTCTTCCAGATACCATTGGCAATCTCTCCAGTTCtattgaaatatttgatatatatcgTACTGAAATTAGGGGTCAGATACCATTAGGAATTGGTAATTTAAGTAACTTAAACACTTTGTTTTTATCCGGCAATGACTTGACTGGATCAATGCCAACAACATTATGTGATTTACACATTCTTCAAAGGCTAGGACTTGCTGTTAATAGGTTGAGTGGATCCTTGCCCGAGTGCCTTTGCAAAATGTCAGTGTTGGGCTTGCTTTCTTTGTACCATAATCGGATTTCTGGTCCGATACCATCTTGCATTGGTAATGCAACATCTTTAAGAAATGTTTATCTATCTTCAAATAGGCTTACTAACATACCCACGAGTCTATGGAGCCTCAAAGATCTTTTGGTGCTTAACTTGTCAAATAATACTTTGATTGGTTCTATACCTCCAGAATTAGGAAACTTGAAAGCCATAACGTCCATAAATCTGTCAAGGAATCAACTTTCAGGAAGTATTCCCTCCACAATCGGAGACTTGCAGACCCTAATTTATCTTTCCTTGGCTTATAATGAGTTACAAGGATCTATTCCAGAGTCACTTGGGAAAATGATAAGTTTGGAATCAGCGAATCTATCCAATAACATTCTTTCAGGTACCATTCCAAAAGCATTAGAGTTGCTTCGCTATCTGAAGAATTTCAATGTATCATTCAATAGATTAGAAGGTGAAATCCCAAGTAAAGGACCTTTTCTCAATTTCACCTCTCAATCCTTTATGGGAAATGGAGGGTTATGCGGCGGTTTGCTTTTCCAACCTTGTGTGACTAGGACTTTTCATCATTCAAGGAGAAGCAAACTGCTTCTGATTATACTTGTCTCACTGGGAGCTGCGGTAATGGTACTTGGCTCAATCGGTGTGTTTATGTTAAGGAGACGTCGGAATAGAAATATTCCAAATCAAGCTGAATCCTTTGCTGCAACCACACTAGCCAGGATTTCTTACATTGAAATTGAAAGGGCAACTCAAGGGTTTGATCAATGCAACTTGCTAGGCTCTGGAGGTTTTGGCTCTGTTTACAGGGCCGTGTTTGAAAATGGGATGACTTTGGCAGTCAAAGTGTTTAATTTACAGGTTGAAGGTGCATTAAAGAGTTTTGATGCTGAATGTGAAGTTCTACGCAACCTTCGGCATAGAAATCTTACCAAAGTAATCAGCAGTTGTACTAACTTGGATTTCAAAGCACTACTTCTTGAGTATATGCCGAATGGAAGCCTAGAGCTGTGGTTACATTCTGATGATCACTTCTTGAATATGATCCAAAGATTAGACATAATGATTGATGTTGCATTTGCTCTGGGATATCTCCACCATGGTTATGAAACAGTTGTTGTACATAGTGACCTGAAACCTAGCAACGTCTTGCTAGATGAGAAGTTGGTTGGACACTTGAGTGACTTCGGCCTTGCCAAGTTATTAGGAGAAGGGGAATCAATTGCTCATACTAAAACACTTGCCACAATGGGCTACATTGCACCAG AGTATGGATCAGTTGGATTAGTTTCTAGAAGATGTGATGTGTACAGTTACGGCATTATGCTCATGGAAACTTTCACAAGGAAAAGGCCATACGATGAAATGTTTCAAGAAAATTTGAACATGAGGAGTTGGGTCTGTAATTCACTACCTGTAGCACCAGCTGATATTATTGATGACACCTTATTGCAACCTGAAGAGAttgattttgataaaaagtTGAGTTGTCTGACCTCTATTTTGGAGTTGGCATTGAATTGCACAGCTGAATCTCCTAATGAGAGGCTCAATATGAAAGATGTCCTGGCAAATATCAAGAAGATCAAGGATGAATTTCTATGCAGATGA